A stretch of the Streptomyces sp. NBC_00078 genome encodes the following:
- a CDS encoding GNAT family N-acetyltransferase, producing MIRTATPADIRVIHALIRELADYEKVPHEAKATEAQLHEALFGEHPAAYAHIAADDTTGDPVGFALWFLNFSTWRGVHGIYLEDLYVRPNARGAGHGKALLTELARICVERGYERLEWAVLNWNTPTIAFYDSLGARPQNEWTVYRLTDGPLTELAGQGS from the coding sequence ATGATCCGCACCGCGACCCCGGCCGACATCCGCGTCATCCACGCCCTGATCCGCGAACTGGCGGACTACGAGAAGGTCCCGCACGAGGCGAAGGCCACCGAGGCCCAGCTCCACGAGGCCCTCTTCGGTGAGCACCCCGCCGCCTACGCCCACATCGCAGCCGACGACACCACCGGCGACCCGGTCGGCTTCGCGCTCTGGTTCCTGAACTTCTCCACCTGGCGCGGCGTCCACGGCATCTACCTCGAAGACCTCTACGTCCGCCCCAATGCCCGAGGCGCCGGCCACGGCAAGGCCCTCCTCACTGAACTGGCCCGCATCTGCGTGGAGCGTGGCTACGAACGCCTCGAATGGGCTGTCCTGAACTGGAACACCCCGACCATCGCCTTCTACGACTCCCTCGGCGCCCGCCCGCAGAACGAGTGGACGGTGTACCGGCTGACGGACGGCCCGCTCACCGAGCTTGCCGGACAGGGCAGCTGA
- a CDS encoding aminoglycoside phosphotransferase family protein — MIDIPSELAAAQEEYNGEAGRAFIAGLPDLAREFLDRWELRLDGRPMHGVTALVLPVVRADGIPAVLKLQLLDEESEGEPVALRLWDGDGAVRLLDHDETTHTMLLERLDHTRMLSALPGSREAVLVIAHLLAHLTATPAPKGMRRLGDIAQAMLERTPWALERIPDPETRRLVADGAAAVREVVDEPGDRLLHWDLHDENVLASDRAPWLAIDPKPLAGDPGFELWPALDNNFDADEIRWRFDAMTDVLGLERARARAWTLGRLLQNALWDVKDGRPPEPRQLEIARHLRDYAS; from the coding sequence GTGATCGACATCCCGAGCGAACTGGCGGCGGCACAGGAGGAGTACAACGGCGAGGCGGGTCGGGCCTTCATCGCCGGCCTGCCCGACCTGGCCCGGGAGTTCCTCGACCGCTGGGAGCTACGACTGGACGGGCGCCCCATGCACGGAGTCACCGCCCTCGTCCTGCCCGTCGTCCGCGCGGACGGGATCCCGGCCGTGCTCAAGCTGCAACTGCTGGACGAGGAGAGCGAGGGCGAGCCCGTCGCCCTGCGCCTGTGGGACGGCGACGGCGCGGTCCGCCTCCTCGACCACGACGAGACGACCCACACCATGCTCCTGGAACGCCTCGACCACACCCGCATGCTCTCCGCGCTCCCCGGCTCCCGCGAGGCCGTGCTGGTCATCGCGCACCTGCTCGCCCACCTCACCGCCACGCCCGCCCCGAAGGGCATGCGCCGCCTCGGTGACATCGCCCAGGCCATGCTGGAACGCACCCCGTGGGCGCTGGAGCGCATCCCGGACCCCGAGACCCGCCGCCTGGTCGCGGACGGCGCGGCCGCCGTACGGGAGGTCGTGGACGAACCCGGCGACCGCCTCCTGCACTGGGACCTGCACGACGAGAACGTCCTCGCGTCCGACCGCGCCCCCTGGCTCGCCATCGACCCCAAACCCCTGGCCGGCGACCCGGGCTTCGAGCTCTGGCCGGCGCTCGACAACAACTTCGACGCCGACGAGATCCGCTGGCGCTTCGACGCCATGACCGACGTGCTCGGCCTGGAACGCGCCCGCGCGCGTGCCTGGACCCTGGGCCGCCTCCTGCAGAACGCCCTCTGGGACGTGAAGGACGGCCGCCCGCCGGAGCCCCGCCAACTGGAAATCGCACGCCACCTGCGCGATTACGCGAGTTAG